GAGACAATTAACGTCCAAAATCGATTGTCAACCTCGGTAATAATTTTAGAAACACCTTCTTTATCAGATGGGGCGTGTACTAAGACTTTTCTCCGTAGAACCTTTCCAAGCATTTCCACGGTGAATCCTCTTTCACGCATTCTCTCAAAAGCGTGCCTTGTGATATTCATCTATTGACCTCTCTATTATAGAAAATGCATATACACTTGTCAATACACATTACAATACACATTGAAATACATGTTTTTTACACCTCGTCCTTATCGGCAGGGCTATATTTTGAGCAGAACAAATCAACCCCAATCAACTGTTGGTTCTCCACAATGCAGTCCTTCATCTGCTTGAAAAGGCGAATCAAAGCCTTGCTTTGAGCAGTTGCCCGTTCGCCCTTGAGCACCGTCATGAGCATGTAGATACCCTGTTCGGTGAATGCGTAGGGTGCATATTTTATGTTAGTCCCTCGTCGACTATTGTTCAAGGACGAAATTTTCGACCTTGAACATGTTTCCGCCTCCTTTAAAGTTAATTGGAAACGAAAATCTTCATCAAATTTTTCGATATTATTTTTCACCTGTTCGTTAAATCTCTTTGTCGTATACCCGTAAATCTCGGCCAGGTCGGCATCAAGCATCACCTTGACCCCGCGGATGGTATATATCCGCGATTTGAGTAAGGTTTCATCGATGAGGGGAAACTCCGCGACAGCCAATTTATCAGTTTTTCTTGCCATAATAATCCTCTAGCCCGCTCGGCATGAGCGAACGTTGAAAACGGTTTTAATTGCGTCTGCACTGCAGGCACAATTTGGGTTTGTTATGTTTTGGGATGCTCTTGCAATGCTGTTGGCGAGGGTCTTCCTCGGCGTTACCTGGCACCCGCCTTAGCGAGTACACTCGAATAGGTCGTGTTCCTATCAGCTATCCAACAACATCAACAAGAAGGTTGATGAGCCCCACCGCGGATGCACGTACGGGCCGCAAGGCCTATGCCGACTGTCGCAGGGATTGTCGTAATACAGGGATAAATATACAAAGAGGTCAGCGGAAAGTCAACGCCCGAGCGTTATTTCCCGCATTTCTCTGTAGCGTTCCCCGGCCCAGGTCCCTGAGCTTGCCGAAGGGCCGGGTCGGGCTATATTTTAACACAAATGCAAGAAAAATCAGCCTTCTTTGCAGGGCAAGAAGTAATATTCGTCCTTGTCAGAAAATTTAGGGTTGCCGGCTGAAAATCCATTTTGCAAGAATACATTGCCTACAACAGGTTTATTCATGATGTATTTAGGAAGCCTATGGACTTCACCTATTTTGGCCTTTTCAAAACTTTCTCTCTTGACAAAGAAACCATTTAGCGATTCGTCAAAGACAACTGATTTTTCCTCAAATTCAGCTTCTTCCAAATCACTCAAGTCGTTCTCCCAAATTTCTTTGGGAGTTACGCGGGCTATCATTTCGCAACCGCCCTCTATCCTCTTCCACATTTCTTTTACATCGTCGTCATCAATGGAAGCTTTTTCCAAAGCCAATATAATGCATTT
This Fibrobacter sp. UWB15 DNA region includes the following protein-coding sequences:
- a CDS encoding DUF4258 domain-containing protein; this translates as MNITRHAFERMRERGFTVEMLGKVLRRKVLVHAPSDKEGVSKIITEVDNRFWTLIVSDDLKTLITVRRAHEDEVQKVREG